Proteins encoded together in one Anaerotignum propionicum DSM 1682 window:
- a CDS encoding YlmC/YmxH family sporulation protein, whose protein sequence is MKWERFSCLREKEVINICDGKRLGFVCDLEFDAYNGKICTLIIPEDAGKWNFFCKERAYFVPWRCIKRIGDDIILVEVDACEVLIVDE, encoded by the coding sequence ATGAAATGGGAACGTTTTTCGTGTCTGCGGGAAAAAGAGGTCATTAATATTTGTGATGGGAAACGATTGGGATTTGTCTGCGATTTAGAATTTGATGCATATAACGGGAAAATCTGTACATTAATTATTCCTGAGGATGCGGGGAAATGGAATTTTTTCTGTAAGGAGCGGGCATATTTCGTACCTTGGCGGTGCATTAAGCGCATTGGGGATGATATCATTTTGGTAGAGGTGGATGCATGTGAAGTTCTGATTGTTGATGAATGA
- the nrdG gene encoding anaerobic ribonucleoside-triphosphate reductase activating protein: MEIRLSGVVNDSIVDGPGIRLTVFTQGCPHCCPGCHNLETHDYQGGYVGDTDLILSALTENPLLDGVTLSGGEPLDQPLACNHISQGAKKLGLNVWAYTGYLWEDILEKGNPQILALLEQIDVLVDGPYQVNQRSLELLFCGSKNQRIIDVKKSLKTKTIVLWKKEQ; this comes from the coding sequence ATGGAAATCAGATTAAGCGGTGTGGTAAACGACTCTATTGTGGATGGTCCGGGAATACGATTGACGGTCTTTACCCAAGGCTGCCCCCATTGCTGTCCCGGTTGTCATAATCTAGAAACCCATGATTATCAAGGGGGGTATGTGGGAGATACAGATCTAATTTTATCCGCCCTAACCGAAAACCCCCTGCTAGACGGCGTCACCCTTTCAGGAGGCGAGCCTCTAGATCAACCCCTTGCCTGTAATCATATCTCCCAAGGAGCCAAAAAGCTAGGGTTGAATGTTTGGGCATATACAGGCTACTTGTGGGAAGATATTTTAGAAAAAGGAAACCCTCAAATCCTTGCACTTTTGGAGCAAATTGATGTACTCGTTGATGGACCATACCAAGTAAACCAGCGGTCTTTGGAGCTATTGTTTTGCGGCAGTAAAAATCAACGCATCATAGACGTAAAAAAGTCCCTTAAAACAAAGACTATCGTTCTTTGGAAAAAGGAACAGTAA
- the nrdR gene encoding transcriptional regulator NrdR — protein MKCPFCSYADTKVIDSRAQDDNAVIRRRRLCENCGKRFTTYERIDMIPITVIKRDGTREIFDKTKLMGGIMKSCNKRPVTAKQIENLVDDVENTLIGSGEREVDSKVIGGMVMDRLKELDEVAYVRFASVYRQFKDINTFIDELEKMLSEKRGE, from the coding sequence TTGAAATGTCCTTTTTGCAGCTATGCAGATACGAAGGTGATTGATTCAAGAGCGCAGGATGACAATGCCGTCATTCGTCGCCGCCGTCTTTGTGAAAATTGCGGGAAACGCTTTACTACCTACGAAAGAATTGATATGATCCCCATTACTGTGATAAAACGGGATGGCACAAGGGAGATATTTGATAAGACAAAACTAATGGGCGGCATCATGAAATCCTGTAACAAGCGCCCGGTTACGGCAAAACAGATTGAGAATTTGGTTGATGATGTGGAAAACACTTTGATTGGCAGTGGCGAGAGAGAAGTGGACAGCAAGGTGATTGGTGGTATGGTTATGGATCGCCTGAAGGAATTAGATGAAGTGGCCTATGTCCGTTTTGCATCCGTTTATCGTCAATTTAAGGATATTAATACATTTATCGATGAGCTTGAGAAAATGCTTAGTGAAAAGCGTGGAGAGTAA
- a CDS encoding M23 family metallopeptidase — translation MESRENLPLNNQSEHHFLSLHIAHKGKEKSLHVKKTHALAFCVVACLFVGGSAVTLGSYFNTKNELMTYEQQLLQVERTNRKLTQNSRALENENTEYTQNIEKLQNKAVELEQKINELENVKNNLNDQLNSINTNDSASTQLRNAVASCLVQEKPQVVGTQDFTPIVTTSFNKVTALAVQLDRINSRLNETETSFTKVATNVTETLSAYSDIPCGMPVAKGIISTGFNPEGLSTISDGRVHYGLDLSTRSKILPIVATAAGTVIEAEYHSEYGNYVLIDHGNGFVTRYAHNTENLVSAGDVVKKGDTIATTGATGQSTGIHCHYEVILNGIFQDPMDFQ, via the coding sequence ATGGAATCCCGTGAGAATTTACCTTTAAATAATCAATCAGAGCATCACTTTTTATCTCTTCATATTGCCCATAAAGGGAAAGAAAAATCACTTCATGTTAAAAAAACACACGCTTTGGCGTTCTGTGTTGTGGCATGCCTGTTTGTTGGCGGCTCGGCAGTTACCTTAGGCTCCTATTTCAATACGAAAAATGAGCTCATGACCTATGAGCAGCAATTGTTGCAGGTAGAGCGAACAAACCGTAAGCTCACCCAAAACTCAAGGGCATTGGAGAACGAAAATACAGAATATACCCAAAATATTGAAAAATTGCAGAATAAAGCCGTAGAGCTTGAGCAAAAAATCAATGAATTGGAAAATGTGAAAAATAACTTGAATGACCAGTTGAATAGCATCAACACAAACGACAGCGCTTCAACACAACTTCGCAACGCCGTTGCCAGCTGCCTTGTTCAGGAAAAACCCCAAGTTGTAGGAACACAAGACTTTACACCTATTGTAACCACTTCCTTCAATAAAGTTACAGCCTTGGCTGTCCAATTGGATCGTATCAACTCTCGCTTGAATGAGACAGAAACATCCTTTACGAAAGTGGCGACAAATGTTACAGAGACCCTATCCGCTTATAGTGATATTCCTTGCGGTATGCCGGTAGCAAAGGGAATTATTTCCACCGGATTTAATCCTGAGGGATTATCTACCATCAGCGATGGCAGAGTGCATTACGGTCTTGACTTATCCACCCGCAGTAAAATTTTACCTATCGTGGCTACAGCCGCAGGAACAGTTATTGAGGCTGAATACCATAGCGAATATGGAAATTATGTATTAATTGATCATGGAAACGGCTTTGTAACACGCTATGCCCATAACACAGAAAACTTGGTTTCTGCTGGAGATGTAGTCAAAAAAGGTGACACCATTGCAACAACTGGTGCCACAGGTCAATCCACTGGAATTCACTGTCACTATGAAGTAATCTTAAACGGAATTTTTCAAGATCCCATGGATTTTCAGTAA
- the addA gene encoding helicase-exonuclease AddAB subunit AddA: MGENRWTEEQLQAIEARGCDLLVSAAAGSGKTAVLVERIIRRITVDQPPMDIDRLLVVTFTKAAASEMSQRIGGAIAKKLEQEPKNLHLQNQLTLLARADIKTIHAFCLQTIREYYHLLDIDPAVRTGDPGEIKLLQQEVLEDYFEELYEKQDEVFFQLLETFGEETKDSRLKELLLQLYNFAQGYPDPVKLLLEMAEQFHLKDGETVDTCKWMPIIRESIKGGVAFARELLERAMGLAASTSGFEAYLECMEKEAQGLEQLEEALPFGYGKWRMAFLQTEFQRLPGYRGEEKELAEDIKSLRNEAKDIRSKLGETYFSFSEEMQVELLGALYPVAKGLAVLVDGFLQRFLDSKKEKLVIDFHDYEHFCLQILVEKGSTVGHLIPTAAALEIQKRYDEIMIDEYQDSNMVQEMILAAVSGESGGKNNRFMVGDVKQSIYRFRLAMPQLFNEKYHTYPLEEGGKCRKIILSKNFRSRKNILDGANFLFRQLMSKDFGDVEYNDEAALYAGAVFPDTQISHGGENEVILVESQSLLEEEGMGELDELNRRQLEAMAIADKIKTMMAEGFCVVDKESGAYRPLEFRDISILLRSMKNWGSILDDVFGQAGLPYYAETAEGYYDVPEVDTVLNLLRLLDNPRQDIPLISVLHSPLYGLSGDELMQMRLNGGNGLFFDCIQGYLHQGDDSELKEKLQGFIGDLAKWRGRVKELTLHELLHYLYEESGYYDYVGMTAGGSLRQANLRLLLEKAEQFEQGSHKGLFFFIRYVEDMKTAEAESASAKLQSEGENLIRVMTIHKSKGLEFPVVFVADCGKQFNEMDVRAAVLTHQEWGFGMDYKDLQRRAVYRTLSKTALAEVIRLENLAEELRVLYVALTRAKEKLILTGTVKDLEKAVKKWADGAEGKKDRLSVFRLRRSKSYLDWMMPALLRHPDAKWLREQFGVSHGVKVFLEEPSVWSFQRKTRGDILLQMEEKKAQSEEQENYFALWDTETDFSGSRDELFSLLQWQYPYLKATSLPSKLSISEVKRRNLEEITGEPVFSTVEIKLPQVLEREGALTATEIGTAMHAVMEYADFHQEYDAERLESLLEEMLKKGRLSEKEFGALRKNELLVFFTSSLAERIRNCDGVAKERPFAMLMAAKELFWGTEYADVEDMVLLNGIIDCYFMEGDNLILLDYKSDRIFDEEALRKRYEIQLQLYRRALEQALGKRVTEVYIYSFAMGRGILI, encoded by the coding sequence ATGGGGGAAAACAGATGGACGGAGGAGCAATTACAGGCCATTGAAGCAAGGGGTTGTGACTTATTGGTTTCAGCGGCAGCGGGAAGCGGGAAAACCGCAGTTTTGGTTGAACGTATTATCCGACGGATTACCGTGGATCAACCACCGATGGATATTGACCGACTATTGGTAGTAACCTTTACAAAGGCAGCGGCATCGGAGATGAGCCAAAGGATTGGAGGGGCTATAGCAAAAAAGCTGGAGCAAGAGCCCAAAAATCTGCATTTGCAAAATCAGCTTACTTTACTTGCCCGTGCGGATATTAAAACTATCCATGCCTTCTGTCTGCAAACCATCCGTGAGTATTATCATCTTTTAGACATTGACCCCGCGGTCAGAACAGGAGACCCTGGGGAAATCAAATTATTACAGCAGGAAGTGCTGGAGGATTATTTTGAGGAACTTTATGAAAAACAGGATGAAGTTTTTTTTCAGCTGTTAGAAACCTTTGGCGAAGAGACGAAGGATAGCAGGCTAAAGGAGTTACTATTACAGCTTTATAATTTTGCCCAAGGGTACCCTGACCCTGTGAAGCTTCTTTTGGAAATGGCAGAACAATTTCATCTTAAGGATGGGGAAACGGTGGATACCTGTAAGTGGATGCCCATCATTCGGGAAAGCATCAAAGGCGGTGTGGCTTTTGCCAGAGAGCTATTGGAGCGGGCAATGGGTCTTGCGGCTTCAACATCAGGCTTTGAGGCTTATTTGGAATGCATGGAAAAAGAAGCACAAGGGTTAGAGCAATTAGAAGAAGCTTTGCCATTTGGATACGGCAAGTGGCGTATGGCTTTCTTGCAAACGGAATTTCAAAGGCTGCCCGGTTACCGAGGAGAAGAAAAGGAGCTGGCTGAGGATATCAAAAGTTTGCGTAACGAAGCAAAGGACATACGCAGTAAGCTGGGTGAGACCTATTTTTCCTTTAGCGAAGAAATGCAGGTAGAGCTTCTGGGTGCCTTATATCCTGTGGCGAAGGGTTTGGCGGTGCTGGTGGATGGATTCTTACAGCGCTTTTTAGATTCAAAAAAAGAGAAGCTCGTGATCGATTTTCATGATTATGAGCATTTTTGCCTGCAAATTTTAGTGGAAAAAGGTAGCACAGTGGGGCATCTCATTCCTACAGCTGCGGCATTGGAAATACAAAAACGCTATGATGAAATTATGATAGATGAATATCAAGATAGCAATATGGTTCAGGAAATGATACTGGCGGCGGTTTCTGGAGAAAGTGGGGGTAAAAACAACCGTTTTATGGTGGGGGATGTGAAACAAAGCATTTATCGGTTTCGATTGGCTATGCCCCAGCTGTTTAATGAAAAATATCATACATATCCCTTAGAAGAAGGGGGCAAATGCAGAAAGATTATTCTCTCTAAAAACTTTAGAAGCCGAAAAAACATTTTGGATGGGGCTAATTTCTTGTTTCGCCAGCTTATGTCTAAGGATTTTGGTGATGTGGAATATAATGATGAAGCAGCTTTATATGCAGGAGCTGTTTTTCCTGATACACAAATTTCTCATGGAGGAGAGAACGAAGTGATTTTGGTGGAGAGCCAAAGTCTTTTGGAAGAGGAAGGCATGGGGGAATTGGATGAGTTAAACCGACGCCAATTGGAAGCCATGGCAATTGCCGATAAAATTAAAACAATGATGGCAGAGGGATTTTGTGTTGTGGATAAGGAAAGCGGAGCCTATCGTCCTTTAGAGTTCAGAGATATTTCCATATTGCTTAGAAGCATGAAAAACTGGGGAAGCATCCTTGACGATGTTTTCGGACAAGCAGGGCTTCCTTATTATGCAGAAACAGCTGAAGGGTACTATGATGTACCCGAGGTGGATACAGTTTTGAATCTCCTTCGCCTTTTGGATAATCCAAGACAGGATATTCCCCTGATTTCTGTGCTTCATTCCCCGTTATATGGTCTTTCTGGGGATGAATTGATGCAAATGCGCCTGAATGGTGGAAATGGGTTGTTTTTTGACTGCATACAGGGGTATTTGCATCAAGGTGACGATTCTGAATTAAAAGAAAAGCTCCAAGGTTTCATTGGGGATTTAGCAAAATGGCGTGGGCGGGTGAAGGAGTTGACCCTCCATGAGCTTTTGCATTATCTTTATGAAGAAAGTGGCTACTATGATTACGTGGGAATGACAGCGGGAGGCAGTTTGCGTCAGGCCAATCTTCGGTTGCTGTTGGAAAAAGCGGAGCAATTTGAGCAGGGAAGTCACAAGGGGCTATTTTTCTTTATCCGTTATGTGGAGGATATGAAAACGGCGGAAGCGGAATCGGCATCGGCAAAGCTCCAAAGTGAAGGGGAAAACCTGATTCGTGTCATGACCATTCATAAGAGCAAGGGCTTAGAATTCCCTGTTGTTTTTGTGGCGGATTGTGGCAAGCAATTCAATGAAATGGATGTTAGGGCGGCGGTGCTTACCCATCAGGAGTGGGGGTTTGGCATGGATTATAAGGATTTGCAGCGCAGAGCAGTTTACCGTACCCTTTCTAAAACAGCATTGGCAGAGGTCATTCGATTAGAGAACCTAGCGGAGGAACTTCGGGTGCTTTATGTTGCCCTAACCAGAGCCAAGGAGAAGCTCATCTTGACAGGGACGGTGAAGGATTTAGAAAAAGCTGTGAAAAAGTGGGCTGATGGGGCAGAAGGTAAGAAAGACCGCCTTTCTGTATTTCGATTAAGACGAAGCAAAAGCTATTTGGATTGGATGATGCCTGCCTTGTTGCGTCATCCTGATGCAAAATGGCTGCGTGAACAATTTGGTGTTTCCCATGGAGTGAAGGTATTTCTGGAGGAGCCTTCTGTATGGTCTTTTCAACGTAAAACCAGAGGGGATATTCTTTTGCAAATGGAGGAGAAAAAAGCGCAGTCAGAAGAACAGGAGAACTATTTTGCCCTCTGGGATACAGAGACGGATTTTAGTGGCAGTCGAGATGAATTATTTTCTTTGCTTCAGTGGCAATATCCTTATCTTAAGGCAACGTCGCTTCCGTCCAAGCTTTCTATTTCTGAGGTAAAGAGAAGGAACCTGGAGGAGATTACGGGAGAGCCTGTTTTCTCTACTGTAGAGATAAAGCTTCCTCAAGTGTTAGAGAGGGAGGGTGCTCTGACAGCCACGGAGATAGGTACTGCAATGCATGCAGTGATGGAATATGCTGATTTTCATCAAGAATATGATGCAGAAAGATTGGAAAGCTTGTTGGAAGAAATGCTGAAAAAGGGCAGGCTTTCCGAAAAAGAGTTTGGGGCATTAAGAAAGAACGAGTTGCTGGTTTTCTTTACCTCATCTTTGGCGGAGCGCATCAGAAATTGTGATGGGGTAGCGAAGGAGCGGCCCTTTGCCATGCTTATGGCGGCGAAAGAGCTTTTTTGGGGAACAGAATATGCGGATGTCGAGGACATGGTGCTGTTAAACGGTATTATTGACTGTTACTTTATGGAGGGGGATAATCTTATTCTTCTGGACTACAAAAGTGACAGAATTTTTGATGAGGAAGCCTTGCGCAAGCGCTATGAAATTCAATTGCAGCTGTATCGACGGGCATTGGAGCAGGCTTTGGGAAAACGTGTGACTGAGGTTTATATTTATTCCTTTGCCATGGGACGGGGAATTTTGATATAA
- a CDS encoding TetR/AcrR family transcriptional regulator, translating to MPKNETRDTKEVIVTVALKLFSEKGYDGVGIRDISKEIGIRESALYRHYSGKKDIFDSLLKDIDRRYQEEVSTFIPPESVANILSEESDVREELFGISITMFQFYLKTEYGSQLRRMLTMEQYRNSEASKFFRELIIDKGLDYISGVFTDLINTGIYVEADPMVMALQFYSPLYLLLSKYDNQPEKYEEALSFLEKHITTFNKTYLRSDKQ from the coding sequence ATGCCAAAAAACGAAACACGTGATACAAAGGAAGTTATTGTGACAGTTGCACTAAAACTGTTTTCTGAAAAAGGTTATGATGGGGTTGGTATCCGTGACATATCAAAAGAAATCGGCATACGCGAGAGCGCTCTTTACAGGCATTATAGCGGAAAGAAAGACATTTTTGACTCTCTTCTTAAAGACATTGATCGTCGTTATCAAGAGGAAGTTTCTACCTTTATCCCCCCTGAAAGCGTGGCCAATATTCTCTCGGAAGAAAGCGATGTCAGGGAAGAATTATTCGGTATCAGCATTACGATGTTCCAATTCTATCTCAAGACAGAGTATGGTTCACAACTGCGCAGAATGTTGACAATGGAACAGTATAGAAACTCCGAGGCAAGCAAGTTTTTTAGGGAATTGATAATAGACAAAGGCTTAGATTATATATCAGGCGTGTTTACTGATTTAATAAACACTGGGATTTATGTTGAAGCTGACCCGATGGTAATGGCCTTGCAGTTTTATTCCCCTTTGTATTTGTTGTTATCCAAATACGACAATCAGCCCGAAAAATATGAAGAAGCATTATCTTTTTTAGAAAAACATATTACAACATTCAATAAAACCTATTTAAGGAGTGATAAACAATGA
- the tsaE gene encoding tRNA (adenosine(37)-N6)-threonylcarbamoyltransferase complex ATPase subunit type 1 TsaE, with the protein MKKQWETFSSEETEAIGEKMGQAAKPAQVYSLDGDLGVGKTVFTKGFARGLGITEHVTSPTFTIINEYLGRIPLYHFDVYRISSEEEMDDIGYEDYFYGHGVSLVEWATLIPNLIPKDAIHITIEKDFEKGDDYRRITVCQGEEA; encoded by the coding sequence ATGAAGAAACAATGGGAGACCTTTTCTTCCGAAGAAACTGAGGCGATTGGTGAGAAAATGGGGCAGGCTGCTAAGCCTGCCCAGGTATATTCTTTGGATGGGGATTTGGGTGTAGGGAAAACTGTCTTTACAAAGGGATTTGCCAGAGGACTTGGGATAACAGAGCATGTTACAAGCCCGACTTTTACAATTATTAATGAATACTTGGGTAGAATTCCCCTATACCATTTTGACGTGTACCGTATTTCCTCTGAGGAGGAAATGGATGATATCGGTTATGAGGATTATTTTTATGGTCATGGGGTTTCTTTGGTGGAATGGGCTACGCTGATTCCTAACTTAATACCCAAAGATGCCATTCATATCACCATAGAGAAGGATTTTGAAAAAGGTGACGATTATCGACGAATTACCGTTTGTCAGGGGGAAGAAGCATGA
- a CDS encoding anaerobic ribonucleoside triphosphate reductase, with product MITTIKKRDGRTAYFDINKIANALEKSFQASVGTKDSNTCLALAQEVSDTFEQNGITSPSVEQIQDMAEKILIEHGYALTAKAYILYRAERTRVRNMNDRLMKTFEDITYKEANDSDIKRENANIDGNTAMGSMLKYGSEGAKHFYECYVLNPAHSEAHRNGDIHIHDLDFYTLTTTCCQIDLVKLFEGGFSTGHGVLREPNDIASYASLACIAIQSNQNDQHGGQSIPNFDRGLAPGVAKTYKKRYRSNFTSFVEILAGPKLSKAASEAFVQLEEKGLYPTLDENGQFDAAEEALLLKAGITPEIYHKVKEFAARKGTEETDKATYQAMESLLHNLNTMHSRAGAQTPFSSVNYGMDTSTEARMVMKNMLLVTEAGLGNGETAIFPIQIFRVKEGINFNPGEPNYDLFQLACRVSAKRLFPNFSFQDAPFNLKYYKEGHPETEISYMGCRTRVMGNAYDPTQEVTPGRGNLSFTSINLPRIALLANKNIDWFFKELDTKIDLVAAQLLERFEIQAKKKVHNYPFLMGEGVWIGSDKLNPNDEVREVLKNGTLSLGFIGLAETLKALIGVHHGESEIAQNLGLDIISHMRRRLDEYVEKTGMNFSLLATPAEGLSGRFIRMDRERFGSIEGITDKEYYTNSFHIPVYYPISAFKKIQLEAPYHDLTNAGHITYVELDGDPSKNTDAFEKVIRYMKSQNIGYGSINHPIDRDPLCGYTGIIGDTCPKCGRKEEEGAVGFQRIRRITGYLVGTLDRFNNAKRAEVSDRVKHSLVTDVKMTTKKDS from the coding sequence ATGATAACGACCATTAAAAAACGTGATGGCAGAACTGCCTATTTTGACATTAACAAAATTGCCAATGCCTTAGAAAAATCTTTTCAGGCCTCGGTAGGTACAAAAGACTCTAACACTTGCTTGGCTCTTGCTCAAGAGGTATCAGATACTTTTGAACAAAACGGCATCACTTCTCCATCCGTCGAGCAAATTCAAGATATGGCAGAAAAAATTTTGATTGAACATGGCTATGCCCTCACTGCAAAAGCATATATTTTATATCGTGCGGAACGCACCCGGGTGCGCAATATGAACGATAGGTTAATGAAAACCTTTGAGGATATTACTTATAAAGAGGCAAATGATAGCGATATCAAAAGAGAGAATGCCAATATTGACGGAAATACTGCCATGGGTTCTATGCTGAAATATGGTTCTGAGGGAGCAAAGCACTTTTATGAATGCTATGTTTTAAACCCCGCCCATTCCGAAGCTCATAGAAACGGAGATATCCATATTCATGATTTGGACTTTTATACCCTAACCACAACCTGCTGTCAAATTGATTTGGTGAAGCTGTTTGAGGGGGGGTTCTCCACTGGGCACGGCGTTTTGAGAGAGCCCAACGATATTGCCAGCTATGCTTCCTTGGCATGCATTGCCATTCAGTCCAACCAAAACGATCAGCATGGCGGTCAGTCTATTCCCAATTTCGACCGTGGTCTTGCTCCTGGCGTAGCAAAAACCTATAAAAAACGTTACCGCTCTAACTTTACATCATTTGTGGAAATTTTAGCCGGTCCTAAATTGAGTAAAGCAGCATCGGAAGCCTTTGTCCAGTTGGAAGAGAAAGGTCTGTATCCCACATTGGATGAAAATGGGCAATTTGATGCCGCAGAAGAAGCATTGCTTCTAAAAGCAGGAATTACACCTGAAATCTATCATAAAGTTAAAGAATTCGCAGCGCGAAAAGGTACGGAAGAAACAGATAAAGCCACCTATCAGGCCATGGAATCCCTGTTGCATAACCTAAATACCATGCACAGCCGTGCAGGTGCCCAGACGCCGTTTTCCTCTGTAAATTATGGCATGGATACCTCTACTGAGGCACGTATGGTAATGAAAAATATGCTGTTGGTCACAGAAGCAGGTCTTGGTAACGGGGAAACTGCCATCTTCCCCATTCAAATTTTCCGAGTAAAAGAAGGCATTAACTTCAATCCCGGAGAACCTAATTATGATTTATTTCAGCTTGCCTGCCGTGTCAGCGCAAAGCGTTTATTCCCTAATTTTTCCTTTCAGGATGCACCATTTAACCTGAAATACTATAAAGAGGGACATCCCGAAACAGAAATTTCTTATATGGGCTGTAGAACAAGAGTAATGGGCAACGCTTATGACCCCACCCAAGAGGTGACCCCAGGAAGGGGTAATTTAAGCTTCACCAGCATCAACCTGCCTCGCATTGCTTTACTTGCCAATAAAAATATTGATTGGTTTTTTAAAGAACTGGACACTAAAATTGATTTGGTTGCCGCTCAGCTTTTGGAACGATTTGAAATACAAGCAAAGAAAAAAGTACATAATTACCCGTTCCTTATGGGAGAAGGCGTTTGGATTGGCAGTGATAAGCTGAACCCCAATGATGAAGTGCGTGAGGTATTGAAAAATGGAACCCTCTCCTTAGGGTTTATCGGCTTAGCGGAAACCTTAAAAGCTCTCATAGGCGTGCACCATGGGGAAAGCGAAATTGCGCAGAATTTAGGACTTGATATCATCAGCCATATGCGTAGACGGTTGGATGAATATGTAGAAAAAACAGGCATGAACTTCTCCCTGCTGGCGACTCCCGCAGAAGGTCTTTCCGGCAGATTTATCCGCATGGATCGGGAGAGATTTGGTTCTATCGAGGGTATTACGGATAAAGAATATTACACAAACAGCTTCCACATTCCTGTTTACTATCCTATCAGTGCCTTTAAAAAAATCCAGTTGGAAGCACCTTATCATGATCTTACCAATGCAGGGCACATTACTTATGTGGAATTGGATGGTGACCCCAGCAAAAATACAGATGCCTTTGAAAAGGTAATTCGTTACATGAAATCTCAAAATATTGGTTATGGTTCCATCAATCATCCCATTGACCGTGATCCTCTCTGTGGTTATACGGGTATCATTGGAGATACCTGCCCCAAATGCGGCAGAAAAGAAGAGGAAGGCGCTGTTGGGTTCCAGCGTATTCGCCGCATTACAGGTTATTTGGTGGGCACTTTAGACCGCTTCAACAATGCAAAACGTGCCGAAGTTTCTGATAGAGTAAAGCACTCCTTGGTTACTGACGTAAAAATGACTACAAAGAAGGATTCATGA
- a CDS encoding DMT family transporter yields the protein MAYVWVLIAGICWGLIGLFTKAITRFGLMELEILFIKGVVSVIFLTIVLLIRDKKSFRLKKKGDILYFVGTGIVSFTFFSWCYMKAINLTSVGIAAVMLYTAPTLVMLLSIVLFHEKMTRRKALVLLMTLCGCGMITGLFNGKLMLSPLGLLAGLGSGIGYALYSIFGTFALRRGYQSLTISFYTFLMASVFMGFCVNPIHVVQEITAAGQWPLSILFAVMTTVIPYLCYTKGLSCLPASKASVTATIEPVVAAVLGILVFKEGITVAKMGGILLVVGAVVLMNTGKKGNSIELEEINRQDEEKEKEDEHSILS from the coding sequence ATGGCTTATGTATGGGTTTTGATTGCTGGTATTTGCTGGGGTTTAATTGGGCTTTTTACAAAGGCGATTACTCGTTTTGGCTTAATGGAGTTAGAAATTTTATTTATCAAAGGTGTGGTTAGTGTAATATTTTTAACCATAGTTCTTCTGATTCGGGATAAAAAGAGTTTTCGACTGAAAAAGAAAGGGGACATCCTGTACTTTGTTGGCACCGGAATTGTCAGTTTTACTTTTTTCAGCTGGTGTTATATGAAAGCCATTAATCTGACCAGTGTTGGTATTGCGGCAGTGATGTTATATACAGCCCCCACCTTAGTGATGCTGTTGTCCATTGTTTTGTTTCATGAAAAGATGACAAGAAGAAAAGCATTGGTTTTGCTCATGACACTATGTGGCTGTGGGATGATTACAGGGCTTTTCAACGGGAAGCTGATGCTGTCCCCGTTGGGACTTCTAGCAGGCCTTGGCTCTGGAATTGGGTATGCGCTATATAGCATTTTTGGCACCTTTGCATTACGCAGGGGCTATCAATCCTTGACGATTTCCTTTTATACGTTTCTAATGGCCTCTGTATTTATGGGTTTTTGTGTAAATCCCATTCATGTTGTGCAGGAAATTACGGCGGCAGGGCAATGGCCCCTTTCCATTCTGTTTGCAGTGATGACTACAGTGATACCTTATTTATGTTACACAAAAGGGTTGAGTTGTCTACCTGCAAGCAAGGCATCGGTAACGGCAACCATAGAACCGGTGGTGGCGGCAGTTCTGGGAATTTTGGTATTTAAAGAAGGTATAACGGTGGCTAAAATGGGGGGCATTTTACTGGTGGTTGGTGCTGTGGTATTGATGAACACTGGAAAAAAGGGGAATTCCATAGAGCTTGAGGAAATAAATCGGCAGGATGAAGAGAAAGAAAAAGAGGATGAACATTCAATCTTATCATAA